From one Marinobacter sp. LV10MA510-1 genomic stretch:
- a CDS encoding HpcH/HpaI aldolase/citrate lyase family protein, protein MTEDHLRSFLFVPATRPDRIGKALASGADAVIVDLEDAVPADAKDQARSTLVTFFEQNPDVKVLVRINSADTDAFEADLALCRDAEAVFGVMLAKADSAKDIEYTADTTKKPVWPLIESGAGIAALAELVKARGIARLSIGALDLASDLGLISDTPGAEKMLDHCRSQLVIHSRAAGLAPPVETVVPVIDQPDVVLQVAINASQMGFTGMLAIHPAQLPAIHQAFTPNASQVEWAQQVVAGAAEFGAVFQFNGKMVDAPVIKQAHNVLARAQPQA, encoded by the coding sequence ATGACTGAAGATCATCTGCGATCGTTTCTTTTTGTTCCCGCCACGCGGCCAGATAGAATCGGTAAAGCGTTGGCTAGCGGCGCCGACGCCGTGATTGTGGATCTCGAGGATGCGGTGCCCGCCGACGCCAAGGATCAGGCGCGCTCTACCCTGGTGACGTTCTTCGAGCAGAATCCCGACGTGAAAGTGTTGGTGCGGATAAACAGCGCAGACACGGACGCATTTGAAGCCGATCTAGCGCTCTGCCGTGATGCCGAAGCGGTGTTTGGTGTGATGCTGGCCAAAGCAGACAGCGCTAAAGACATTGAATACACCGCCGATACAACGAAAAAACCGGTATGGCCGTTGATTGAATCCGGCGCGGGCATTGCGGCACTAGCTGAACTGGTAAAAGCGCGTGGAATTGCACGTTTGAGCATTGGCGCTCTGGATCTGGCGTCCGATCTTGGGCTGATCTCAGATACCCCAGGGGCCGAGAAGATGCTGGACCACTGCCGTAGCCAACTGGTCATTCATTCTAGAGCAGCGGGCCTGGCACCTCCGGTAGAAACGGTGGTACCGGTAATTGATCAGCCGGATGTGGTCTTGCAGGTGGCGATTAACGCCAGTCAGATGGGTTTCACAGGCATGCTAGCTATTCATCCGGCACAATTGCCTGCTATTCATCAAGCCTTTACGCCAAACGCCAGTCAAGTTGAGTGGGCACAGCAAGTCGTTGCCGGCGCTGCAGAGTTTGGCGCCGTGTTCCAGTTTAACGGTAAAATGGTAGATGCCCCGGTTATCAAACAGGCCCACAACGTGTTAGCGCGAGCTCAACCACAGGCATAA
- a CDS encoding CaiB/BaiF CoA transferase family protein: MSNSEIRPLDGITVVSLEHAIAAPFCTRQLADLGARVIKIERPGVGDFARGYDERVHGLSSHFVWTNRSKESLTLDVKAEPAKPILEQLLEEADVFVQNLAPGACRRLGLSYEDLHERFPKLIVCDISGYGDSGPYQYRKAYDLLIQSEGGFLSTTGAPGPDGMAKAGCSIADISAGMYAYTNILSALMLRQRTGEGSHIDVSMLECLVEWMGYPLYYAYQGAEPPPRAGASHASIYPYGPFTAGDGKQVMLGLQNEREWLAFCNKVLNLPELADDHRFSSNQLRSENRDDLRGIIQQVFASMSAEQAAQRLDDSAIANAKVNDMHDVWAHPQLKSRNHWHTVESPAGTVSAPLPPGRSSAYNPVMNPVPALGEHTASILAELGYHEEQIQGFKSDGVV, translated from the coding sequence ATGAGCAACAGCGAAATCCGTCCGTTGGACGGCATCACAGTGGTCAGCCTAGAGCATGCGATTGCGGCTCCATTCTGCACGCGTCAGTTAGCGGACCTTGGTGCCAGAGTTATCAAAATTGAGCGCCCCGGCGTTGGGGATTTTGCCCGTGGATACGACGAGCGGGTTCATGGCCTATCGTCACATTTTGTCTGGACTAACCGCTCAAAGGAAAGTCTTACTCTGGATGTCAAAGCGGAACCGGCAAAGCCTATTCTTGAGCAATTGCTGGAAGAGGCTGATGTTTTTGTTCAAAATTTAGCGCCGGGAGCTTGTCGTCGCCTGGGTCTTTCTTACGAAGATCTGCATGAACGATTTCCCAAATTAATTGTGTGTGATATTTCCGGTTACGGCGACAGCGGGCCTTACCAGTATCGTAAGGCCTATGATTTGCTGATTCAGAGCGAGGGTGGTTTTCTGTCCACAACCGGTGCCCCAGGCCCTGACGGAATGGCGAAGGCGGGCTGTTCGATTGCCGATATCTCCGCCGGCATGTATGCCTACACCAACATCCTGTCTGCGTTAATGCTCCGCCAAAGAACAGGGGAAGGCTCACACATCGATGTGTCGATGCTTGAGTGCCTGGTTGAGTGGATGGGATACCCGCTGTATTACGCCTACCAAGGTGCTGAGCCGCCACCGCGCGCTGGTGCCTCCCACGCGTCGATCTATCCTTATGGCCCTTTTACGGCGGGCGATGGTAAGCAGGTCATGCTGGGCCTTCAGAACGAGCGTGAGTGGCTGGCGTTCTGTAATAAGGTATTGAATCTGCCTGAATTGGCAGATGATCACCGTTTTTCCAGTAACCAGCTGCGTTCGGAGAACCGCGACGATCTACGGGGTATTATTCAGCAAGTATTCGCGTCTATGTCCGCGGAGCAGGCCGCTCAGCGATTGGATGACTCGGCCATCGCTAATGCCAAAGTAAACGATATGCACGATGTCTGGGCGCATCCGCAACTGAAATCCCGAAATCATTGGCATACGGTGGAAAGCCCCGCGGGCACAGTTTCGGCACCGTTGCCTCCGGGTCGGAGTAGTGCCTATAATCCGGTGATGAACCCGGTCCCCGCTCTGGGTGAACATACCGCCAGTATTCTTGCGGAACTTGGCTATCACGAAGAGCAGATTCAAGGATTCAAAAGTGACGGAGTGGTCTGA
- a CDS encoding rhodanese-like domain-containing protein codes for MQKPAKPWTLGSKAELQRVRMRAWRMTVPSIAPQELKRLLASDGQEVAFLDIREFGEYGTGHPFQSVNAPFSLLEARIGELVPRLSTLLVVMDSSDEGRARRAGQCLADLGYSNIAWLEGGAAGWRDAGYSLFAGVNVVSKTFGELVHKQLEPAEIGAAQLAEWQRQGLPVYIIDGRPVAEYNKMNIPASMCCPNGELAKRISTILDGDTETPVVINCAGRTRSIIGAQTLRWLGIKNPVYALENGTQGWQLAGLSLECGSKRYYPDEVRVDPAFGAAARQFAESHQVAAVNEPTLNDWLADEQRTTYVFDIRTEEEYRKNGHAAAVHAPGGQLIQAFDHWVGVQNARVVLIDDEECRAPMVAGWLALMGVDVAWLRGGRDSWRSLRNFKKQSESDLRLEIPRKVQLEEALHPATLCLDARPSMQYREGHLPGSFWANRSLLNEQITSTDYQQSVVIIADMERAACLTIELKAQGFKNIGWLASTLVDWQNKGITLERTPNKPNDTSCIDYLFFVHDRHDGNLEASRRYLAWETDLLAQLDDQERSIFRI; via the coding sequence ATGCAGAAACCTGCAAAACCATGGACATTGGGGTCAAAAGCCGAGTTGCAGAGGGTGAGGATGAGAGCATGGAGGATGACAGTGCCTAGTATCGCACCTCAGGAGCTTAAGCGATTACTGGCCAGCGACGGCCAAGAGGTCGCTTTTCTCGACATTCGTGAGTTCGGTGAATACGGCACAGGCCATCCATTCCAATCGGTGAACGCGCCTTTCAGCCTTCTTGAGGCTCGAATCGGTGAACTGGTACCAAGGCTTAGCACATTGTTGGTCGTGATGGACAGCAGTGATGAAGGTCGGGCTCGCCGCGCTGGCCAATGCCTGGCAGATCTCGGTTATAGCAATATAGCCTGGCTGGAAGGCGGCGCTGCAGGTTGGCGGGATGCCGGTTATAGCCTCTTCGCTGGGGTTAATGTGGTTAGCAAGACCTTTGGCGAGCTTGTACATAAACAGTTAGAGCCTGCCGAAATAGGCGCTGCTCAATTAGCCGAATGGCAGCGCCAAGGCCTGCCTGTTTATATTATTGATGGCCGTCCTGTTGCCGAATATAACAAGATGAACATACCTGCAAGTATGTGCTGCCCCAACGGCGAACTCGCTAAGCGGATTTCCACTATCCTCGATGGTGACACTGAAACGCCGGTGGTCATAAATTGTGCGGGTCGCACCCGTAGCATTATTGGAGCCCAGACTCTTCGTTGGCTGGGTATCAAGAATCCGGTCTACGCCCTTGAAAATGGCACTCAAGGATGGCAATTAGCCGGACTATCACTTGAGTGCGGAAGTAAGCGCTATTACCCCGATGAAGTCAGGGTTGACCCTGCATTTGGCGCGGCTGCCCGCCAATTTGCAGAATCGCACCAGGTGGCGGCAGTTAACGAGCCAACGTTGAATGACTGGCTAGCGGACGAGCAGCGCACTACTTATGTTTTTGACATTCGTACTGAGGAAGAATATCGAAAGAACGGACACGCAGCTGCCGTCCACGCGCCAGGCGGACAGTTGATCCAGGCCTTTGACCACTGGGTAGGCGTGCAGAACGCTCGCGTAGTGCTGATCGATGATGAAGAGTGCCGCGCTCCAATGGTTGCCGGCTGGTTAGCGCTGATGGGAGTAGACGTTGCCTGGCTGCGAGGTGGAAGGGATTCATGGAGGAGCCTGCGTAACTTTAAGAAGCAATCTGAATCTGATTTGCGACTGGAAATTCCGCGAAAAGTGCAGCTAGAAGAAGCTTTGCACCCAGCAACGCTTTGTCTCGATGCACGCCCCAGCATGCAGTATCGAGAGGGTCACTTACCCGGTTCTTTCTGGGCAAACCGGTCGCTACTCAATGAGCAGATCACCAGTACGGATTATCAGCAGTCCGTCGTAATAATTGCCGATATGGAACGCGCGGCATGCCTCACCATAGAGCTCAAAGCGCAAGGCTTTAAAAACATAGGTTGGTTGGCTTCAACACTTGTAGACTGGCAAAATAAAGGCATTACCCTAGAGCGCACTCCGAATAAGCCAAATGATACCAGCTGCATAGATTACCTGTTTTTTGTGCATGACCGACACGATGGCAACCTGGAAGCTTCTCGTCGTTATCTAGCCTGGGAAACCGACCTGTTAGCGCAACTTGATGATCAGGAGCGCAGTATCTTCAGAATCTAG
- a CDS encoding MmgE/PrpD family protein: MTDATRALAGFLADLTYDDIPDYVVERCEELFLDWMGSALAGKDYPPIPIFQKYARRMGPDSGRCEVLVDRSRTSPWFAAFVNAASSHVVEQDDLHNSSVLHPGTVVFPAVLAAAQELDVSGRDLILASVAGYEAGIRIGEFLGRSHYTIFHTTGTVGTLAAAVAVGKLFKFDTDQFVNALGSAGTQASGLWEFLRDAANSKQLHTAKAAADGLLAAYMTEEGLTGASQILEGRQGMAAGMSSDAEPAFLTDQLGSRWALAETSFKFHASCRHTHPAADALLALMQKHDLVSSDIESVVAKVHQAAIDVLGMVNEPTTIHQAKFSMGTVLGLIAVYGSAGVLDFQDRALQSEEVAHFRSLVSMSLDPEVDKAYPVKWLGRIEVVTTDGRRLSAAIDDPKGDPGNPMSRGELEEKFHRLVAFSKAATQAEADQLISWAWRLRDASSVSNLLPQSPRTPLIDRKRT; encoded by the coding sequence ATGACTGATGCAACCCGGGCCCTTGCTGGATTTTTGGCTGACCTGACATACGACGACATTCCGGATTACGTCGTTGAGCGCTGCGAGGAGCTCTTTCTGGATTGGATGGGATCGGCACTGGCCGGAAAGGACTACCCTCCGATTCCTATTTTTCAGAAATATGCCCGGCGGATGGGCCCCGATAGTGGTCGTTGCGAAGTGCTGGTTGACCGAAGCCGTACCTCGCCCTGGTTCGCTGCATTTGTAAACGCTGCTTCATCGCACGTGGTTGAGCAGGATGACCTGCACAACAGCTCGGTACTTCACCCCGGTACCGTGGTGTTCCCGGCAGTCTTGGCTGCCGCTCAGGAGCTGGACGTTTCCGGTCGGGATTTAATTTTGGCGTCGGTGGCCGGATACGAGGCGGGAATTCGGATTGGTGAATTCTTGGGGCGCTCTCATTACACGATTTTTCATACGACCGGGACAGTGGGTACATTGGCCGCAGCAGTAGCTGTGGGCAAGTTGTTTAAGTTCGACACAGATCAGTTCGTTAATGCGCTGGGAAGCGCTGGTACCCAAGCGTCTGGTTTGTGGGAGTTCCTGCGTGACGCTGCGAATTCTAAGCAGTTGCACACCGCAAAAGCGGCTGCAGACGGACTGCTTGCGGCCTACATGACTGAAGAAGGGCTTACCGGAGCGAGCCAGATTCTTGAAGGCCGGCAGGGTATGGCTGCGGGTATGTCCAGCGATGCGGAGCCTGCGTTCCTGACAGACCAACTTGGGTCTCGTTGGGCGCTAGCGGAAACCTCGTTCAAGTTTCACGCTTCCTGCCGACATACGCACCCGGCGGCAGACGCACTGCTGGCACTGATGCAGAAACACGACCTCGTAAGCAGTGACATTGAGTCTGTTGTGGCGAAAGTGCACCAAGCCGCAATCGATGTGCTTGGTATGGTGAACGAGCCCACCACAATTCACCAAGCAAAGTTCTCGATGGGTACTGTGCTGGGACTGATTGCCGTATACGGCAGCGCCGGTGTCCTCGACTTCCAGGATCGCGCATTGCAGAGTGAAGAAGTAGCACACTTCCGTTCTTTGGTGAGTATGTCGCTAGATCCGGAAGTGGATAAAGCGTATCCCGTCAAATGGTTGGGCCGAATCGAGGTGGTCACAACCGATGGTCGGCGACTGAGTGCCGCAATAGACGATCCCAAAGGGGATCCGGGCAACCCGATGTCTCGAGGCGAGTTGGAAGAAAAGTTTCACAGATTGGTCGCTTTTTCAAAAGCTGCCACGCAGGCTGAGGCGGATCAACTGATCAGTTGGGCCTGGCGGCTTCGGGATGCCAGCAGTGTTAGTAATCTGCTGCCCCAGTCACCTCGGACCCCACTCATTGACAGGAAGCGCACATGA
- a CDS encoding FAS1-like dehydratase domain-containing protein, translating to MGDHSYDSWLGKSELVEDSMSECLVKRIAVTFGTETPEHGVPLPHLWHWAFFQEPVSEDLTGPDGHPVLGQFMPPVEGRNRMWAGGRLAFHTPLLVGKPAQRRTEIIKITEKQGNTGALLFVTLRHQYIQDNILCIDEEQDVVYRAPTAPRLKDSGEIPLMHWQESVAPSTVMLFRYSAVTFNSHRIHYDYPYVTASEGYSNLVVHGPLIATLLLHSFISNNPEKEPKHFEYRGVRPLIQGTEFSLGGYAKTDNESVLLAFNDNGPAQQARVTY from the coding sequence ATGGGCGATCACTCATATGATAGCTGGTTGGGCAAAAGCGAATTGGTTGAAGACAGCATGTCCGAATGCCTCGTTAAGCGAATAGCCGTTACCTTCGGAACTGAAACGCCAGAACATGGAGTGCCACTGCCACACCTGTGGCACTGGGCTTTTTTTCAAGAGCCTGTCAGTGAAGATTTGACCGGTCCAGATGGCCACCCCGTACTGGGTCAGTTTATGCCTCCGGTCGAAGGCCGCAATCGTATGTGGGCTGGTGGCCGCCTTGCTTTCCACACCCCCTTGCTAGTTGGAAAACCAGCACAGCGCCGCACTGAAATCATTAAAATCACAGAAAAACAGGGCAACACCGGTGCGTTATTGTTCGTTACGCTCCGGCACCAGTACATTCAAGACAATATATTGTGCATTGACGAAGAGCAGGATGTGGTTTACCGCGCACCAACCGCGCCGCGCCTGAAAGATAGCGGCGAGATTCCGTTGATGCACTGGCAAGAAAGCGTGGCGCCGTCGACGGTAATGTTGTTCCGCTACTCGGCGGTGACCTTCAATAGCCATCGCATCCATTACGACTATCCCTACGTGACCGCAAGCGAGGGCTATTCGAACCTGGTGGTCCACGGCCCACTGATCGCCACTCTGCTGCTACACAGTTTCATTAGCAACAACCCTGAGAAAGAGCCAAAACACTTTGAATACCGTGGCGTTCGACCATTAATTCAGGGAACTGAGTTCAGCCTTGGCGGCTATGCAAAAACCGACAACGAAAGCGTGCTGCTAGCCTTTAACGACAACGGCCCGGCCCAGCAAGCCCGTGTAACCTATTAA
- a CDS encoding acyl-CoA dehydrogenase family protein has translation MFDNQESLDAIRDGVRSLCVNYGAEYWRELDERKAFPEAFVEEMTKAGWLGAMIPEEFGGSGLGLTEASVILEEVNRCGGNAGTIHGQMYNMFTLLRHGSDQQKEYYLPKLASGELRLQSMAVTEPTTGTDTTKLKTTAVRKGDKYVINGQKVWISRVQHSDLMILLARTTPLQEVTKKSLGMSIFIVDLHKAIGNGLSVQPIANMVNHETNELFFDNLEIPADSLIGEEGLGFRYILDGLNAERALIAAECIGDGHWFIEKAAKYACEREVFGRPIGKNQGIQFPIAQSHIEVEAADLMRWKACWQYDNGHNAGASANMAKYLAAEASWKAANACMQTFGGFGFANEYDIERKFRETRLYQVAPISTNLILSYVAEHILQLPRSF, from the coding sequence ATGTTTGATAATCAAGAATCCCTGGATGCTATCCGCGATGGTGTACGTAGTCTGTGTGTAAACTATGGTGCCGAATACTGGCGTGAGCTGGACGAGAGAAAGGCCTTTCCCGAAGCCTTTGTTGAAGAGATGACCAAAGCTGGCTGGCTGGGAGCCATGATTCCTGAAGAATTTGGTGGTTCTGGCCTGGGGTTGACCGAAGCATCGGTAATCCTGGAAGAAGTGAATCGTTGTGGCGGTAATGCTGGAACCATTCACGGTCAGATGTACAACATGTTCACCTTGCTGCGCCATGGCAGCGATCAGCAAAAAGAATACTACCTACCAAAATTGGCATCTGGCGAATTGCGTCTGCAATCGATGGCTGTAACCGAGCCAACAACCGGCACTGATACCACAAAGCTCAAAACCACTGCGGTGCGCAAGGGCGACAAATACGTCATTAACGGCCAGAAGGTGTGGATTTCGCGGGTTCAACACTCTGATCTTATGATTCTGTTAGCCCGCACAACACCGTTGCAAGAAGTCACCAAGAAGTCTTTAGGCATGTCCATTTTTATTGTTGACCTGCACAAGGCTATCGGTAATGGCTTGTCTGTTCAGCCCATTGCCAACATGGTAAATCACGAAACCAATGAGCTGTTTTTTGACAATCTGGAAATTCCAGCCGACAGCCTGATTGGCGAGGAAGGTCTGGGTTTCCGTTATATTCTGGACGGCCTGAACGCCGAGCGTGCGTTGATCGCAGCTGAATGCATTGGTGACGGTCACTGGTTTATTGAAAAAGCGGCCAAATACGCGTGTGAGCGGGAAGTTTTTGGCCGGCCGATTGGCAAAAACCAGGGAATTCAATTTCCCATCGCACAGTCTCACATTGAGGTTGAAGCGGCTGACCTGATGCGTTGGAAGGCTTGCTGGCAATATGACAACGGCCACAATGCCGGTGCTAGCGCCAACATGGCAAAGTACCTGGCTGCAGAAGCCTCTTGGAAGGCGGCTAACGCCTGCATGCAAACCTTCGGTGGCTTCGGTTTCGCTAACGAATACGATATTGAACGTAAGTTTCGCGAGACTCGGTTGTACCAGGTGGCGCCGATTTCAACCAATCTGATTCTTTCCTACGTTGCTGAGCATATTCTTCAGCTACCGCGGTCGTTCTAG